In a single window of the Zea mays cultivar B73 chromosome 5, Zm-B73-REFERENCE-NAM-5.0, whole genome shotgun sequence genome:
- the LOC100381465 gene encoding serine/threonine-protein phosphatase BSL2 homolog isoform X2: MDVDSRMTTESDSDSDAAAAAAAHGGSAGGSGSGSETSSSSAPSTPGTPGTPGAAGPRPAPGYTVVNAVIDKKEDGPGCRCGHTLTAVPAVGEDGTPGYIGPRLILFGGATALEGNSATPPSSAGSAGIRLAGATADVHCYDVSSNKWSRLTPLGEPPSPRAAHVATAVGTMVVIQGGIGPAGLSAEDLHVLDLTQQRARWHRVVVQGPGPGPRYGHVMALVGQRFLLSIGGNDGKRPLADVWALDTAAKPYEWRKLEPEGEGPPPCMYATASARSDGLLLLCGGRDANSVPLSSAYGLAKHRDGRWEWAIAPGVSPSPRYQHAAVFVNARLHVSGGALGGGRMVEDSSSVAVLDTAAGVWCDTKSVVTTPRTGRFSADAAGGDAAVELTRRCRHAAAAVNDLIFIYGGLRGGVLLDDLLVAEDLAAAETTNAANHAAASAAATNLQVGRAPGKYAYNDERTRQTTMESGPDGTVVLGTPVAPPVNGDIYTDISPENAVMQGQRRLSKGVDYLVEASAAEAEAISATLAAVKARQVNGELEQLPDKEQSPDFTSTSKHSSLIKPDSALSNNMAAPPGVRLHHRAVVVAAETGGALGGMVRQLSIDQFENEGRRVSYGTPENATAARKLLDRQMSINSIPKKVIASLLKPRGWKPPVRRQFFLDCNEIADLCDSAERIFSSEPSVLQLKAPVKIFGDLHGQFGDLMRLFDEYGAPSTAGDIAYIDYLFLGDYVDRGQHSLETITLLLALKVEYPQNVHLIRGNHEAADINALFGFRIECIERMGERDGIWTWHRMNRLFNWLPLAALIEKKIICMHGGIGRSINHVEQIENLQRPITMEAGSVVLMDLLWSDPTENDSVEGLRPNARGPGLVTFGPDRVMEFCNNNDLQLIVRAHECVMDGFERFAQGHLITLFSATNYCGAILVLGRDLVVVPKLIHPLPPAITSPEASPDHIEDTWMQELNANRPPTPTRGRPQAVANERGSLAWI; this comes from the exons ATGGACGTGGACTCGCGCATGACGACGGAGTCCGACTCCGACTCcgacgcggcggccgccgcggccGCTCACGGGGGCAGCGCCGGAGGCTCGGGGTCCGGGAGCGAGACCTCCTCGTCGTCCGCGCCATCGACGCCCGGGACACCTGGGACGCCCGGCGCTGCGGGACCGAGGCCAGCGCCCGGGTACACGGTGGTGAACGCGGTGATCGATAAGAAGGAGGACGGACCAGGGTGCCGATGCGGGCACACGCTGACGGCGGTGCCGGCTGTCGGGGAGGACGGCACGCCCGGATACATCGGACCGCGGTTGATCCTGTTTGGTGGGGCCACCGCGCTCGAAGGGAACTCTGCCACCCCACCCTCTTCGGCCGGGAGCGCGGGGATCC GTCTTGCTGGTGCCACAGCAGATGTCCATTGTTATGACGTGTCATCGAACAAGTGGAGCAG GCTTACCCCACTtggcgagcctccttcaccaagaGCTGCACATGTAGCAACTGCGGTTGGAACCATGGTGGTCATTCAG GGTGGAATTGGTCCTGCTGGTTTATCCGCAGAGGATCTTCATGTTCTAGACCTTACACAGCAACGGGCACGATGGCACAG AGTTGTGGTTCAAGGACCTGGTCCAGGTCCACGATATGGTCATGTGATGGCCTTGGTTGGGCAGAGATTTTTGTTGAGTATTGGTGGAAATGACG GGAAGCGGCCTCTGGCGGACGTATGGGCCCTTGATACTGCAGCTAAGCCATATGAATGGAGGAAACTTGAACCAGAAGGTGAAGGACCACCTCCATGCAT GTATGCCACTGCAAGTGCACGCTCTGATGGACTTCTCTTACTTTGTGGCGGGAGGGATGCAAATAGCGTG CCCTTATCAAGTGCATATGGTCTTGCAAAACATAGAGATGGGCGCTGGGAGTGGGCAATTGCCCCCGGTGTCTCTCCATCACCCAGATACCAACATGCAGCT GTTTTTGTGAATGCACGTCTTCATGTGTCAGGAGGTGCTCTTGGAGGCGGGCGGATGGTGGAAGACTCCTCAAGTGTTGCAG TACTGGATACTGCTGCTGGAGTCTGGTGTGACACAAAATCTGTTGTTACAACTCCTAGGACAGGAAGATTTAGTGCAGATGCAGCAGGGGGTGATGCTGCTGTTGAGCTTACACGACGGTGCAGGCATGCAGCAGCAGCTGTTAATGATCTAATATtcatttatggaggtttacggggTG GGGTACTTCTGGATGACCTTCTTGTGGCTGAGGATCTTGCTGCTGCTGAAACAACAAATGCTGCTAATCATGCAGCAGCAAGTGCAGCTGCCACAAACTTGCAAGTGGGACGAGCACCGGGGAAGTATGCGTACAATGACGAACGAACAAGACAAACAACTATGGAATCAGGTCCTGATGGAACTGTAGTTCTTGGGACTCCAGTTGCACCTCCTGTTAATGGAGACATCTATACTGATATCAGTCCTGAGAATGCTGTGATGCAAGGACAGAG GAGATTAAGCAAAGGCGTGGATTACTTGGTTGAAGCATCAGCAGCAGAGGCGGAGGCAATCAGTGCTACATTAGCTGCTGTGAAGGCCAGGCAGGTTAATGGTGAGTTGGAGCAGTTGCCAGACAAGGAGCAATCTCCAGACTTTACATCAACCAGCAAACATTCAAGCCTCATCAAACCGGACAGTGCTCTTTCTAACAACATGGCAGCTCCACCTGGGGTTCGGTTGCACCATAGAGCT GTTGTGGTGGCTGCTGAAACTGGAGGTGCCCTAGGTGGCATGGTCAGGCAGCTATCAATTGACCAATTTGAAAATGAAGGGAGAAGAGTCAGCTATGGAACCCCAGAGAACGCAACTGCAGCAAGAAAGCTACTAGATAGACAAATGTCTATTAATAGTATTCCTAAAAAG GTAATTGCATCTCTGTTGAAACCTCGTGGCTGGAAACCCCCTGTCCGGAGGCAGTTCTTCTTGGATTGCAATGAAATTGCAGACCTATGTGACAGTGCTGAGCGAATATTTTCAAGTGAACCAAGTGTTTTGCAGCTTAAAGCTCCTGTTAAGATATTTGGAGATTTACACGGACAATTTGGAGATCTGATGAGGTTATTTGATGAATATGGTGCTCCTTCGACTGCAGGTGACATTGC TTACATTGATTATCTATTCTTGGGGGATTATGTAGATCGCGGCCAGCATAGTTTAGAAACTATCACTCTTCTTCTTGCATTGAAG GTTGAATATCCTCAAAATGTACATTTGATTCGAGGAAATCACGAAGCTGCAGATATCAATGCTTTGTTTGGTTTCCGAATAGAGTGTATAGAACGAATG GGCGAAAGAGATGGTATCTGGACATGGCATCGAATGAATAGGCTATTTAATTGGCTTCCTTTGGCTGCGCTTATAGAAAAGAAAATCATCTGTATGCATGGTGGCATCGGTCGGTCAATCAACCATGTCGAGCAAATTGAGAATCTTCAAAGGCCAATTACAATGGAAGCTGGCTCGGTTGTTCTCATGGATCTTCTATG GTCTGATCCAACAGAGAATGACAGTGTTGAAGGACTGAGGCCCAATGCCCGGGGTCCTGGTCTTGTTACATTTGGG CCTGATCGGGTTATGGAGTTCTGCAACAACAATGATCTTCAGTTAATTGTACGAGCACATGAGTGTGTGATGGATGGCTTTGAACGCTTTGCCCAAGGTCATCTGATCACTCTTTTCTCCGCAACAAATTATTGTG GTGCGATCTTGGTTTTGGGTAGAGATCTTGTGGTTGTGCCAAAACTAATCCATCCTTTGCCCCCTGCAATTACATCACCTGAAGCGTCGCCGGATCATATTGAGGACACATGGATGCAG GAGCTAAATGCTAACAGACCACCAACTCCGACCAGGGGGCGTCCCCAAGCAGTAGCTAATGAACGGGGCTCTCTCGCCTGGATATAG
- the LOC100381465 gene encoding serine/threonine-protein phosphatase BSL2 homolog isoform X4 has product MDVDSRMTTESDSDSDAAAAAAAHGGSAGGSGSGSETSSSSAPSTPGTPGTPGAAGPRPAPGYTVVNAVIDKKEDGPGCRCGHTLTAVPAVGEDGTPGYIGPRLILFGGATALEGNSATPPSSAGSAGIRLAGATADVHCYDVSSNKWSRLTPLGEPPSPRAAHVATAVGTMVVIQGGIGPAGLSAEDLHVLDLTQQRARWHRVVVQGPGPGPRYGHVMALVGQRFLLSIGGNDGKRPLADVWALDTAAKPYEWRKLEPEGEGPPPCMYATASARSDGLLLLCGGRDANSVPLSSAYGLAKHRDGRWEWAIAPGVSPSPRYQHAAVFVNARLHVSGGALGGGRMVEDSSSVAGVLLDDLLVAEDLAAAETTNAANHAAASAAATNLQVGRAPGKYAYNDERTRQTTMESGPDGTVVLGTPVAPPVNGDIYTDISPENAVMQGQRRLSKGVDYLVEASAAEAEAISATLAAVKARQVNGELEQLPDKEQSPDFTSTSKHSSLIKPDSALSNNMAAPPGVRLHHRAVVVAAETGGALGGMVRQLSIDQFENEGRRVSYGTPENATAARKLLDRQMSINSIPKKVIASLLKPRGWKPPVRRQFFLDCNEIADLCDSAERIFSSEPSVLQLKAPVKIFGDLHGQFGDLMRLFDEYGAPSTAGDIAYIDYLFLGDYVDRGQHSLETITLLLALKVEYPQNVHLIRGNHEAADINALFGFRIECIERMGERDGIWTWHRMNRLFNWLPLAALIEKKIICMHGGIGRSINHVEQIENLQRPITMEAGSVVLMDLLWSDPTENDSVEGLRPNARGPGLVTFGPDRVMEFCNNNDLQLIVRAHECVMDGFERFAQGHLITLFSATNYCGAILVLGRDLVVVPKLIHPLPPAITSPEASPDHIEDTWMQELNANRPPTPTRGRPQAVANERGSLAWI; this is encoded by the exons ATGGACGTGGACTCGCGCATGACGACGGAGTCCGACTCCGACTCcgacgcggcggccgccgcggccGCTCACGGGGGCAGCGCCGGAGGCTCGGGGTCCGGGAGCGAGACCTCCTCGTCGTCCGCGCCATCGACGCCCGGGACACCTGGGACGCCCGGCGCTGCGGGACCGAGGCCAGCGCCCGGGTACACGGTGGTGAACGCGGTGATCGATAAGAAGGAGGACGGACCAGGGTGCCGATGCGGGCACACGCTGACGGCGGTGCCGGCTGTCGGGGAGGACGGCACGCCCGGATACATCGGACCGCGGTTGATCCTGTTTGGTGGGGCCACCGCGCTCGAAGGGAACTCTGCCACCCCACCCTCTTCGGCCGGGAGCGCGGGGATCC GTCTTGCTGGTGCCACAGCAGATGTCCATTGTTATGACGTGTCATCGAACAAGTGGAGCAG GCTTACCCCACTtggcgagcctccttcaccaagaGCTGCACATGTAGCAACTGCGGTTGGAACCATGGTGGTCATTCAG GGTGGAATTGGTCCTGCTGGTTTATCCGCAGAGGATCTTCATGTTCTAGACCTTACACAGCAACGGGCACGATGGCACAG AGTTGTGGTTCAAGGACCTGGTCCAGGTCCACGATATGGTCATGTGATGGCCTTGGTTGGGCAGAGATTTTTGTTGAGTATTGGTGGAAATGACG GGAAGCGGCCTCTGGCGGACGTATGGGCCCTTGATACTGCAGCTAAGCCATATGAATGGAGGAAACTTGAACCAGAAGGTGAAGGACCACCTCCATGCAT GTATGCCACTGCAAGTGCACGCTCTGATGGACTTCTCTTACTTTGTGGCGGGAGGGATGCAAATAGCGTG CCCTTATCAAGTGCATATGGTCTTGCAAAACATAGAGATGGGCGCTGGGAGTGGGCAATTGCCCCCGGTGTCTCTCCATCACCCAGATACCAACATGCAGCT GTTTTTGTGAATGCACGTCTTCATGTGTCAGGAGGTGCTCTTGGAGGCGGGCGGATGGTGGAAGACTCCTCAAGTGTTGCAG GGGTACTTCTGGATGACCTTCTTGTGGCTGAGGATCTTGCTGCTGCTGAAACAACAAATGCTGCTAATCATGCAGCAGCAAGTGCAGCTGCCACAAACTTGCAAGTGGGACGAGCACCGGGGAAGTATGCGTACAATGACGAACGAACAAGACAAACAACTATGGAATCAGGTCCTGATGGAACTGTAGTTCTTGGGACTCCAGTTGCACCTCCTGTTAATGGAGACATCTATACTGATATCAGTCCTGAGAATGCTGTGATGCAAGGACAGAG GAGATTAAGCAAAGGCGTGGATTACTTGGTTGAAGCATCAGCAGCAGAGGCGGAGGCAATCAGTGCTACATTAGCTGCTGTGAAGGCCAGGCAGGTTAATGGTGAGTTGGAGCAGTTGCCAGACAAGGAGCAATCTCCAGACTTTACATCAACCAGCAAACATTCAAGCCTCATCAAACCGGACAGTGCTCTTTCTAACAACATGGCAGCTCCACCTGGGGTTCGGTTGCACCATAGAGCT GTTGTGGTGGCTGCTGAAACTGGAGGTGCCCTAGGTGGCATGGTCAGGCAGCTATCAATTGACCAATTTGAAAATGAAGGGAGAAGAGTCAGCTATGGAACCCCAGAGAACGCAACTGCAGCAAGAAAGCTACTAGATAGACAAATGTCTATTAATAGTATTCCTAAAAAG GTAATTGCATCTCTGTTGAAACCTCGTGGCTGGAAACCCCCTGTCCGGAGGCAGTTCTTCTTGGATTGCAATGAAATTGCAGACCTATGTGACAGTGCTGAGCGAATATTTTCAAGTGAACCAAGTGTTTTGCAGCTTAAAGCTCCTGTTAAGATATTTGGAGATTTACACGGACAATTTGGAGATCTGATGAGGTTATTTGATGAATATGGTGCTCCTTCGACTGCAGGTGACATTGC TTACATTGATTATCTATTCTTGGGGGATTATGTAGATCGCGGCCAGCATAGTTTAGAAACTATCACTCTTCTTCTTGCATTGAAG GTTGAATATCCTCAAAATGTACATTTGATTCGAGGAAATCACGAAGCTGCAGATATCAATGCTTTGTTTGGTTTCCGAATAGAGTGTATAGAACGAATG GGCGAAAGAGATGGTATCTGGACATGGCATCGAATGAATAGGCTATTTAATTGGCTTCCTTTGGCTGCGCTTATAGAAAAGAAAATCATCTGTATGCATGGTGGCATCGGTCGGTCAATCAACCATGTCGAGCAAATTGAGAATCTTCAAAGGCCAATTACAATGGAAGCTGGCTCGGTTGTTCTCATGGATCTTCTATG GTCTGATCCAACAGAGAATGACAGTGTTGAAGGACTGAGGCCCAATGCCCGGGGTCCTGGTCTTGTTACATTTGGG CCTGATCGGGTTATGGAGTTCTGCAACAACAATGATCTTCAGTTAATTGTACGAGCACATGAGTGTGTGATGGATGGCTTTGAACGCTTTGCCCAAGGTCATCTGATCACTCTTTTCTCCGCAACAAATTATTGTG GTGCGATCTTGGTTTTGGGTAGAGATCTTGTGGTTGTGCCAAAACTAATCCATCCTTTGCCCCCTGCAATTACATCACCTGAAGCGTCGCCGGATCATATTGAGGACACATGGATGCAG GAGCTAAATGCTAACAGACCACCAACTCCGACCAGGGGGCGTCCCCAAGCAGTAGCTAATGAACGGGGCTCTCTCGCCTGGATATAG
- the LOC100381465 gene encoding serine/threonine-protein phosphatase BSL2 homolog isoform X1 — MDVDSRMTTESDSDSDAAAAAAAHGGSAGGSGSGSETSSSSAPSTPGTPGTPGAAGPRPAPGYTVVNAVIDKKEDGPGCRCGHTLTAVPAVGEDGTPGYIGPRLILFGGATALEGNSATPPSSAGSAGIRLAGATADVHCYDVSSNKWSRLTPLGEPPSPRAAHVATAVGTMVVIQGGIGPAGLSAEDLHVLDLTQQRARWHRVVVQGPGPGPRYGHVMALVGQRFLLSIGGNDGKRPLADVWALDTAAKPYEWRKLEPEGEGPPPCMYATASARSDGLLLLCGGRDANSVPLSSAYGLAKHRDGRWEWAIAPGVSPSPRYQHAAVFVNARLHVSGGALGGGRMVEDSSSVAVLDTAAGVWCDTKSVVTTPRTGRFSADAAGGDAAVELTRRCRHAAAAVNDLIFIYGGLRGGVLLDDLLVAEDLAAAETTNAANHAAASAAATNLQVGRAPGKYAYNDERTRQTTMESGPDGTVVLGTPVAPPVNGDIYTDISPENAVMQGQRRLSKGVDYLVEASAAEAEAISATLAAVKARQVNGELEQLPDKEQSPDFTSTSKHSSLIKPDSALSNNMAAPPGVRLHHRAVVVAAETGGALGGMVRQLSIDQFENEGRRVSYGTPENATAARKLLDRQMSINSIPKKVIASLLKPRGWKPPVRRQFFLDCNEIADLCDSAERIFSSEPSVLQLKAPVKIFGDLHGQFGDLMRLFDEYGAPSTAGDIAYIDYLFLGDYVDRGQHSLETITLLLALKVEYPQNVHLIRGNHEAADINALFGFRIECIERMGERDGIWTWHRMNRLFNWLPLAALIEKKIICMHGGIGRSINHVEQIENLQRPITMEAGSVVLMDLLWSDPTENDSVEGLRPNARGPGLVTFGPDRVMEFCNNNDLQLIVRAHECVMDGFERFAQGHLITLFSATNYCGTANNAGAILVLGRDLVVVPKLIHPLPPAITSPEASPDHIEDTWMQELNANRPPTPTRGRPQAVANERGSLAWI; from the exons ATGGACGTGGACTCGCGCATGACGACGGAGTCCGACTCCGACTCcgacgcggcggccgccgcggccGCTCACGGGGGCAGCGCCGGAGGCTCGGGGTCCGGGAGCGAGACCTCCTCGTCGTCCGCGCCATCGACGCCCGGGACACCTGGGACGCCCGGCGCTGCGGGACCGAGGCCAGCGCCCGGGTACACGGTGGTGAACGCGGTGATCGATAAGAAGGAGGACGGACCAGGGTGCCGATGCGGGCACACGCTGACGGCGGTGCCGGCTGTCGGGGAGGACGGCACGCCCGGATACATCGGACCGCGGTTGATCCTGTTTGGTGGGGCCACCGCGCTCGAAGGGAACTCTGCCACCCCACCCTCTTCGGCCGGGAGCGCGGGGATCC GTCTTGCTGGTGCCACAGCAGATGTCCATTGTTATGACGTGTCATCGAACAAGTGGAGCAG GCTTACCCCACTtggcgagcctccttcaccaagaGCTGCACATGTAGCAACTGCGGTTGGAACCATGGTGGTCATTCAG GGTGGAATTGGTCCTGCTGGTTTATCCGCAGAGGATCTTCATGTTCTAGACCTTACACAGCAACGGGCACGATGGCACAG AGTTGTGGTTCAAGGACCTGGTCCAGGTCCACGATATGGTCATGTGATGGCCTTGGTTGGGCAGAGATTTTTGTTGAGTATTGGTGGAAATGACG GGAAGCGGCCTCTGGCGGACGTATGGGCCCTTGATACTGCAGCTAAGCCATATGAATGGAGGAAACTTGAACCAGAAGGTGAAGGACCACCTCCATGCAT GTATGCCACTGCAAGTGCACGCTCTGATGGACTTCTCTTACTTTGTGGCGGGAGGGATGCAAATAGCGTG CCCTTATCAAGTGCATATGGTCTTGCAAAACATAGAGATGGGCGCTGGGAGTGGGCAATTGCCCCCGGTGTCTCTCCATCACCCAGATACCAACATGCAGCT GTTTTTGTGAATGCACGTCTTCATGTGTCAGGAGGTGCTCTTGGAGGCGGGCGGATGGTGGAAGACTCCTCAAGTGTTGCAG TACTGGATACTGCTGCTGGAGTCTGGTGTGACACAAAATCTGTTGTTACAACTCCTAGGACAGGAAGATTTAGTGCAGATGCAGCAGGGGGTGATGCTGCTGTTGAGCTTACACGACGGTGCAGGCATGCAGCAGCAGCTGTTAATGATCTAATATtcatttatggaggtttacggggTG GGGTACTTCTGGATGACCTTCTTGTGGCTGAGGATCTTGCTGCTGCTGAAACAACAAATGCTGCTAATCATGCAGCAGCAAGTGCAGCTGCCACAAACTTGCAAGTGGGACGAGCACCGGGGAAGTATGCGTACAATGACGAACGAACAAGACAAACAACTATGGAATCAGGTCCTGATGGAACTGTAGTTCTTGGGACTCCAGTTGCACCTCCTGTTAATGGAGACATCTATACTGATATCAGTCCTGAGAATGCTGTGATGCAAGGACAGAG GAGATTAAGCAAAGGCGTGGATTACTTGGTTGAAGCATCAGCAGCAGAGGCGGAGGCAATCAGTGCTACATTAGCTGCTGTGAAGGCCAGGCAGGTTAATGGTGAGTTGGAGCAGTTGCCAGACAAGGAGCAATCTCCAGACTTTACATCAACCAGCAAACATTCAAGCCTCATCAAACCGGACAGTGCTCTTTCTAACAACATGGCAGCTCCACCTGGGGTTCGGTTGCACCATAGAGCT GTTGTGGTGGCTGCTGAAACTGGAGGTGCCCTAGGTGGCATGGTCAGGCAGCTATCAATTGACCAATTTGAAAATGAAGGGAGAAGAGTCAGCTATGGAACCCCAGAGAACGCAACTGCAGCAAGAAAGCTACTAGATAGACAAATGTCTATTAATAGTATTCCTAAAAAG GTAATTGCATCTCTGTTGAAACCTCGTGGCTGGAAACCCCCTGTCCGGAGGCAGTTCTTCTTGGATTGCAATGAAATTGCAGACCTATGTGACAGTGCTGAGCGAATATTTTCAAGTGAACCAAGTGTTTTGCAGCTTAAAGCTCCTGTTAAGATATTTGGAGATTTACACGGACAATTTGGAGATCTGATGAGGTTATTTGATGAATATGGTGCTCCTTCGACTGCAGGTGACATTGC TTACATTGATTATCTATTCTTGGGGGATTATGTAGATCGCGGCCAGCATAGTTTAGAAACTATCACTCTTCTTCTTGCATTGAAG GTTGAATATCCTCAAAATGTACATTTGATTCGAGGAAATCACGAAGCTGCAGATATCAATGCTTTGTTTGGTTTCCGAATAGAGTGTATAGAACGAATG GGCGAAAGAGATGGTATCTGGACATGGCATCGAATGAATAGGCTATTTAATTGGCTTCCTTTGGCTGCGCTTATAGAAAAGAAAATCATCTGTATGCATGGTGGCATCGGTCGGTCAATCAACCATGTCGAGCAAATTGAGAATCTTCAAAGGCCAATTACAATGGAAGCTGGCTCGGTTGTTCTCATGGATCTTCTATG GTCTGATCCAACAGAGAATGACAGTGTTGAAGGACTGAGGCCCAATGCCCGGGGTCCTGGTCTTGTTACATTTGGG CCTGATCGGGTTATGGAGTTCTGCAACAACAATGATCTTCAGTTAATTGTACGAGCACATGAGTGTGTGATGGATGGCTTTGAACGCTTTGCCCAAGGTCATCTGATCACTCTTTTCTCCGCAACAAATTATTGTG GTACTGCAAATAATGCAGGTGCGATCTTGGTTTTGGGTAGAGATCTTGTGGTTGTGCCAAAACTAATCCATCCTTTGCCCCCTGCAATTACATCACCTGAAGCGTCGCCGGATCATATTGAGGACACATGGATGCAG GAGCTAAATGCTAACAGACCACCAACTCCGACCAGGGGGCGTCCCCAAGCAGTAGCTAATGAACGGGGCTCTCTCGCCTGGATATAG